One window of Lathamus discolor isolate bLatDis1 chromosome 22, bLatDis1.hap1, whole genome shotgun sequence genomic DNA carries:
- the PLPBP gene encoding pyridoxal phosphate homeostasis protein, with protein MWRAAGMAAGDGLGPVLRAVTERVQQAAARRPQGLPAVQPRLVAVSKTKPAEMVIEAYSHGQRSFGENYVQELLEKASDSRILSSCPDIKWHFIGHLQKTNVNKLMAVPNLFMLETVDSVKLADRVNSSWQKKGSPQRLKVMVQVNTSGEDSKHGLPPGDTTAAVEHIINKCPSLEFVGLMTIGSVGHDLSKGPNPDFQMLLSLRKEVCEKLSLPIEKVELSMGMSTDFQHAIEVGSTNVRIGSTIFGERDYSNKAGSEGKTETLTVQGQ; from the exons ATGTGGAGGGCGGCGGGTATGGCCGCCGGGGACGGGTTGGGGCCTGTGTTGCGGGCTGTTACCGAGCGGGTGCAGCAGGCAGCGGCTCGCCGGCCGCAG GGGCTCCCGGCCGTGCAGCCGCGGCTGGTGGCCGTCAGCAAGACCAAGCCGGCGGAGATGGTGATCGAGGCCTACAGCCATGGGCAGCGCAGCTTCGGGGAGAACTAC GTTCAAGAGTTGCTAGAAAAGGCATCAGACTCCAGG aTTCTGTCCTCTTGCCCGGACATTAAATGGCATTTCATTGGCCACCTGCAGAAAACCAACGTCAACAAGTTGATGG CTGTCCCGAACCTCTTCATGTTGGAAACAGTGGATTCGGTGAAGCTGGCAGACAGAGTCAACAGCTCCTGGCAGAAGAAAGGCTCCCCTCAGAGGCTGAAGGTCATGGTGCAAGTTAATACGAGTGGAGAAGACA GTAAGCATGGCCTTCCTCCTGGAGACaccactgctgctgtggagcacatcATCAACAAGTGTCCCAGCCTGGAATTTGTGGGGCTGATGACCATTGGCAGCGTTGGGCATGACCTTAGTAAGGGTCCAAATCCTGACTTCCAG ATGCTGCTGTCTTTGCGGAAGGAAGTGTGTGAAAAGCTCAGTCTCCCCATTGAGAAGGTGGAGCTGAGCATGGGCATGTCCACAGACTTCCAGCATGCA ATAGAGGTTGGATCCACAAACGTCAGGATCGGAAGCACTATATTTGGAGAGCGAGATTATTCCAACAAAGCAGGCAGTGAAGGCAAAACTGAGACCTTGACAGTGCAGGGTCAGTAG
- the ADGRA2 gene encoding adhesion G protein-coupled receptor A2 isoform X2: MLLAAALLLLAAALSGGAGARSCPAQSLGCKCGAERPKAPGGSAAPRRRVVCSGGGLPAPPEPRLLPDGTATLLLSNNKITVLENGSFFGLRALEKLDLKNNLISTVQPGAFLGLPELKRLDLSNNRIGCLSASVFQGLPSLLRLNMSGNIFSSLPPGVFDELPSLKVVDFATEYLTCDCNLRWVLAWARGRAAHISERTVCAYPRQLLALPLRGAHEAQLRCAGAPELHTHHLIPSLRQVVFQGDRLPFQCTATYLDNSTQIRWYHNREPVEEDERTGVIVEESLIHDCTFITSELILSNIHVSANGEWECSVSTSQGNVSKKVEIVVLETSASYCPAERVTNNRGDFRWPRTLAGITAYQPCLQHPFGAGPAGAGSPVEKQAWRRCDRAGRWDHGDYSHCLYTNDITRVLYTFVLMPINASNALTLAHQLRVYTAEAANFSDMVDVLYVAQMIEKFIGYVDQIKQLTDVIVEMASNIMLVDDHILWMSQKEEKACTSIVRSLERIAAHTLSTNSQHMAVNSRNIAFEAYVVKPERYVGLSCVAFQRREGAAGERGPEALPDQQLRLRCTTGRPNVSLTSFHIKNSIALASIQLPPSLFASPTAAAPSDDCKLQLLVFRNGKLFCSTGNSSRLADDGKRRSVATPVIYAGTYGCGVGNLSEPVAVSLRHPGEGADPVAAYWNFEVLGGMGGWSAEGCQLASQEPNVTSLHCRHLSNVAVLMELSGFPSEAQGAVEVLHPAMYTCTAVLLLCLFTTIITYIVNHGTILIPRKGWHMLLNLCFHIAMTAAVFAGGITLTGYLIVCQAVGIILHYSSLSTLLWMAVKARVLYKEVTWKVPRQPDGDVSQAAPRPMLRFYLIAGGIPLIICGITAAVNIHNYHDNNPYCWLVWRPSLGAFYVPVAFILLITWIYFLCAGLSLQCRPSHRKDIPEPLEPPPRLGGTSDLLTDSGSISVTLNSGPPCPEGDGVYSLEVQFWALVITHALYVALWTFGAMAVSQRWYLNIVFSCLYGVTAVALGLFIFIHHCVRRRDVLNSWFSCCPSYRNALPMQAYVHPGLVPEDGSQVFIGCDPEAARSRASSSSSPSSAGSAGGRCKLTNLQVAQTQVDARPATGPEPDPNDGKPTVRPPSNLHGRRSHRGRTKQCRDGKHHRLKVLRGPSEHPSSESGSIHNSHSESYPSGRTSPVSSARTAPRVPQDGDMGPSHSEGSDGGRRVPEFAEARRRSASRDNLRQAGAAEKEAKRRSYPLNVASHNGGLKGSKYDINLASADGGAGMKTGLWKSETTV, from the exons ATGCTGCTGGCGgcggctctgctgctgctggcggcggcgctgagcggcggggccggggctcgGAGCTGCCCCGCACAGAGCCTGGGCTGCAAATGCGGGGCCGAACGGCCCAAAGCGCCCGGTGGCTCCGCCGCGCCCCGGCGGAGGGTGGTCTGCAGCGGGGGGGGGCTCCCGGCGCCGCCCGAGCCGCGCCTCCTGCCCGACGGCACCGCCACGCT GCTGCTGAGTAACAACAAGATCACGGTGCTGGAAAACGGCTCCTTCTTCGGGCTGCGGGCTCTGGAGAAGCT GGACCTCAAGAACAACCTGATCAGCACGGTCCAGCCGGGTGCCTTCCTCGGCCTCCCTGAGCTGAAGCGCCT GGACCTCTCCAACAACCGCATCGGCTGCTTGAGTGCCAGCGTCTTCCAGGGGCTCCCCAGCCTCCTCCGGCT GAACATGTCCGGGAACATCTTCTCCAGCCTCCCTCCGGGTGTCTTCGACGAGCTCCCCTCTTTGAAAGTCGT AGACTTTGCCACCGAGTACCTGACGTGCGACTGCAACCTGCGCTGGGTGCTGGCCTGGGcgcggggccgcgccgcgcACATCTCGGAGCGCACCGTGTGCGCGTACCCGCGGCAACTCCTGGCGCTGCCGCTGCGCGGCGCACACGAGGCGCAGCTCCGCTGCG CGGGAGCCCCGGAGCTGCACACGCACCACCTCATCCCGTCGCTGCGCCAGGTGGTTTTCCAGGGAGACCGGTTGCCTTTCCAATGCACCGCGACCTACCTGGATAACAGCACCCAGATCCGGTGGTACCACAACAGGGAGCCCGTGGAGGAGGATGAGCGGACGGGTGTGATCGTGGAGGAGAGCCTCATCCATGACTGCACCTTCATCACCAG TGAGCTCATCCTCTCCAACATCCACGTCTCTGCCAACGGCGAGTGGGAATGCTCGGTCTCCACCTCCCAGGGCAACGTCAGCAAGAAGGTGGAGATCGTGGTGCTGGAAACCTCCGCGTCCTACTGCCCTGCTGAGCGGGTCACCAACAACCGCGGGGACTTCAG GTGGCCCCGCACCCTGGCAGGGATCACTGCCtaccagccctgcctgcagcacccatTCGGCGCGGGGCCGGCGGGCGCGGGCTCGCCGGTGGAGAAGCAGGCCTGGAGGCGCTGCGACCGCGCCGGGCGCTGGGACCACGGCGACTACTCCCATTGCCTCTACACCAACGACATCACCCGCGTCCTCTACACCTTCGTGCTG ATGCCCATCAACGCCTCCAACGCCCTGACCCTGGCTCACCAGCTCCGCGTCTACACGGCCGAAGCAGCCAACTTCTCAGACATGGTCGATGTCCTCTACGTGGCGCAGATGATAGAGAAGTTTATCGGCTACGTGGACCAGATCAAGCAG CTGACGGACGTGATCGTGGAGATGGCGAGCAACATCATGCTGGTGGACGACCACATCCTGTGGATGTcgcagaaggaggagaaggccTGCACCAGCATCGTCCGCTCCCTGGAGAGGATCGCGGCGCACACGCTCAGCACCAACTCCCAGCACATGGCGGTG AACTCGCGCAACATCGCCTTCGAGGCGTACGTGGTGAAGCCCGAGCGCTacgtggggctgagctgcgtGGCCTTCCAGCGGCGCGAGGGGGCTGCGGGCGAGCGGGGCCCCGAGGCGCTGCCGGACCAGCAGCTGCGCCTGCGCTGCACCACCGGGCGCCCCAACGTGTCCCTCACCAGCTTCCACATCAAG AACAGCATCGCCCTGGCCTCCATCCAGCTGCCCCCCAGCCTCTTCGCCAGCCCCACGGCGGCTGCCCCGTCGGATGACTGCAAGCTCCAACTGCTGGTGTTCCGCAATGGCAAACTCTTCTGCAGCACCGGCAACTCCTCCCGCCTGGCCGATGATGGCAAGCGCCGCAGCGTGGCCACGCCGGTCATCTACGCCGGGACCT ATGGCTGCGGAGTGGGAAACCTATCGGAGCCGGTGGCCGTGTCCCTGCGGCACCCGGGGGAGGGCGCAGACCCAGTGGCCGCATACTGGAACTTCGAGGTGCTGGGGGGCATGGGGGGCTGGAGCGCCGAGGGATGCCAATTGGCGTCCCAGGAGCCCAACGTCACCTCCCTGCACTGCCGGCACCTCAGCAACGTGGCCGTGCTCATG GAGCTGAGCGGCTTCCCCAGTGAGGCACAGGGCGCCGTGGAGGTGCTGCACCCAGCCATGTACACCTGCACGGccgtgctgctgctctgcctcttcaCCACCATCATCACCTACATCGTGAACCACGG CACCATCCTCATCCCACGGAAGGGCTGGCACATGCTGCTTAACCTCTGCTTCCACATCGCCATGACAGCCGCTGTCTTTGCGGGCGGCATCACCCTCACCGGGTACCTGATTGTGTGCCAAGCG GTCGGCATCATCTTGCACTATTCCTCCCTCTCCACCCTGCTGTGGATGGCGGTGAAAGCCAGGGTGCTCTACAAGGAGGTGACCTGGAAGGTGCCGCGACAGCCGGATGGGGACGTGTCCCAGGCAGCCCCCAGACCCATGCTGCG GTTCTATCTGATTGCCGGGGGGATCCCCCTCATCATCTGCGGCATCACGGCAGCCGTCAACATCCACAACTACCACGACAACAACCCCTA CTGCTGGCTGGTGTGGCGGCCCAGCCTGGGGGCTTTCTATGTCCCAGTGGCCTTCATCCTGCTCATCACCTGGATTTACTTCCTCTGCGCCGGGCTCAGCCTCCAGTGCCGACCCTCCCATCGCAAGGACATCCCGGAGCCACTGGAGCCACCGCCACGACTGGGGGGTACCAGCGACCTCCTGACGGACTCCGGCTCCATCTCGGTCACCCTGAACTCGGGGCCACCCTGCCCTGAAGGGGACGGTGTCTACTCCCTGGAGGTGCAGTTCTGGGCGCTGGTGATCACCCACGCCTTGTACGTTGCCCTATGGACGTTCGGCGCCATGGCCGTGTCCCAGCGCTGGTACCTGAACATCGTCTTCAGCTGCCTCTATGGAGTCACCGCTGTGGCGCTGGGACTCTTCATCTTCATCCACCACTGCGTGCGGCGCCGGGATGTCCTCAACTCCTGGttctcctgctgcccttcctaTAGGAACGCGCTGCCCATGCAAGCGTACGTGCACCCCGGGCTGGTGCCGGAGGACGGCTCGCAGGTCTTCATCGGCTGCGACCCCGAGGCTGCTCGCTCCAgggcatcctcctcctcctcacccagcagtgctggctcGGCCGGTGGCCGCTGCAAGCTCACCAACCTGCAGGTAGCCCAGACCCAGGTGGATGCTCGCCCGGCCACCGGCCCAGAGCCGGATCCCAATGATGGGAAACCCACCGTGAGACCCCCCAGCAACCTCCACGGGCGCAGGAGCCACCGGGGCAGAACTAAGCAGTGCCGGGATGGGAAGCACCATCGCTTGAAGGTGCTGCGGGGCCCCTCGGAGCATCCCTCGAGTGAGAGCGGGAGCATCCACAACAGCCACTCCGAGAGCTACCCCAGCGGCAGGACCAGCCCCGTGAGCAGCGCCCGCACGGCACCGCGGGTACCgcaggatggggacatgggTCCCAGCCACTCGGAAGGCAGCGATGGGGGAAGGAGGGTGCCTGAGTTCGCCGAGGCTCGCCGGAGGAGCGCCAGCAGGGATAACCTGCGCCAAGCCGGTGCTGCCGAGAAGGAGGCGAAACGCCGGTCCTACCCGCTCAACGTGGCCAGCCACAATGGGGGCCTCAAGGGCAGCAAGTACGACATCAACCTGGCCAGTGCTGACGGCGGTGCTGGGATGAAGACCGGCCTCTGGAAGAGCGAAACCACCGTGTAA
- the ADGRA2 gene encoding adhesion G protein-coupled receptor A2 isoform X1 gives MLLAAALLLLAAALSGGAGARSCPAQSLGCKCGAERPKAPGGSAAPRRRVVCSGGGLPAPPEPRLLPDGTATLLLSNNKITVLENGSFFGLRALEKLDLKNNLISTVQPGAFLGLPELKRLDLSNNRIGCLSASVFQGLPSLLRLNMSGNIFSSLPPGVFDELPSLKVVDFATEYLTCDCNLRWVLAWARGRAAHISERTVCAYPRQLLALPLRGAHEAQLRCAGAPELHTHHLIPSLRQVVFQGDRLPFQCTATYLDNSTQIRWYHNREPVEEDERTGVIVEESLIHDCTFITSELILSNIHVSANGEWECSVSTSQGNVSKKVEIVVLETSASYCPAERVTNNRGDFRWPRTLAGITAYQPCLQHPFGAGPAGAGSPVEKQAWRRCDRAGRWDHGDYSHCLYTNDITRVLYTFVLMPINASNALTLAHQLRVYTAEAANFSDMVDVLYVAQMIEKFIGYVDQIKQREPVLCPQLTDVIVEMASNIMLVDDHILWMSQKEEKACTSIVRSLERIAAHTLSTNSQHMAVNSRNIAFEAYVVKPERYVGLSCVAFQRREGAAGERGPEALPDQQLRLRCTTGRPNVSLTSFHIKNSIALASIQLPPSLFASPTAAAPSDDCKLQLLVFRNGKLFCSTGNSSRLADDGKRRSVATPVIYAGTYGCGVGNLSEPVAVSLRHPGEGADPVAAYWNFEVLGGMGGWSAEGCQLASQEPNVTSLHCRHLSNVAVLMELSGFPSEAQGAVEVLHPAMYTCTAVLLLCLFTTIITYIVNHGTILIPRKGWHMLLNLCFHIAMTAAVFAGGITLTGYLIVCQAVGIILHYSSLSTLLWMAVKARVLYKEVTWKVPRQPDGDVSQAAPRPMLRFYLIAGGIPLIICGITAAVNIHNYHDNNPYCWLVWRPSLGAFYVPVAFILLITWIYFLCAGLSLQCRPSHRKDIPEPLEPPPRLGGTSDLLTDSGSISVTLNSGPPCPEGDGVYSLEVQFWALVITHALYVALWTFGAMAVSQRWYLNIVFSCLYGVTAVALGLFIFIHHCVRRRDVLNSWFSCCPSYRNALPMQAYVHPGLVPEDGSQVFIGCDPEAARSRASSSSSPSSAGSAGGRCKLTNLQVAQTQVDARPATGPEPDPNDGKPTVRPPSNLHGRRSHRGRTKQCRDGKHHRLKVLRGPSEHPSSESGSIHNSHSESYPSGRTSPVSSARTAPRVPQDGDMGPSHSEGSDGGRRVPEFAEARRRSASRDNLRQAGAAEKEAKRRSYPLNVASHNGGLKGSKYDINLASADGGAGMKTGLWKSETTV, from the exons ATGCTGCTGGCGgcggctctgctgctgctggcggcggcgctgagcggcggggccggggctcgGAGCTGCCCCGCACAGAGCCTGGGCTGCAAATGCGGGGCCGAACGGCCCAAAGCGCCCGGTGGCTCCGCCGCGCCCCGGCGGAGGGTGGTCTGCAGCGGGGGGGGGCTCCCGGCGCCGCCCGAGCCGCGCCTCCTGCCCGACGGCACCGCCACGCT GCTGCTGAGTAACAACAAGATCACGGTGCTGGAAAACGGCTCCTTCTTCGGGCTGCGGGCTCTGGAGAAGCT GGACCTCAAGAACAACCTGATCAGCACGGTCCAGCCGGGTGCCTTCCTCGGCCTCCCTGAGCTGAAGCGCCT GGACCTCTCCAACAACCGCATCGGCTGCTTGAGTGCCAGCGTCTTCCAGGGGCTCCCCAGCCTCCTCCGGCT GAACATGTCCGGGAACATCTTCTCCAGCCTCCCTCCGGGTGTCTTCGACGAGCTCCCCTCTTTGAAAGTCGT AGACTTTGCCACCGAGTACCTGACGTGCGACTGCAACCTGCGCTGGGTGCTGGCCTGGGcgcggggccgcgccgcgcACATCTCGGAGCGCACCGTGTGCGCGTACCCGCGGCAACTCCTGGCGCTGCCGCTGCGCGGCGCACACGAGGCGCAGCTCCGCTGCG CGGGAGCCCCGGAGCTGCACACGCACCACCTCATCCCGTCGCTGCGCCAGGTGGTTTTCCAGGGAGACCGGTTGCCTTTCCAATGCACCGCGACCTACCTGGATAACAGCACCCAGATCCGGTGGTACCACAACAGGGAGCCCGTGGAGGAGGATGAGCGGACGGGTGTGATCGTGGAGGAGAGCCTCATCCATGACTGCACCTTCATCACCAG TGAGCTCATCCTCTCCAACATCCACGTCTCTGCCAACGGCGAGTGGGAATGCTCGGTCTCCACCTCCCAGGGCAACGTCAGCAAGAAGGTGGAGATCGTGGTGCTGGAAACCTCCGCGTCCTACTGCCCTGCTGAGCGGGTCACCAACAACCGCGGGGACTTCAG GTGGCCCCGCACCCTGGCAGGGATCACTGCCtaccagccctgcctgcagcacccatTCGGCGCGGGGCCGGCGGGCGCGGGCTCGCCGGTGGAGAAGCAGGCCTGGAGGCGCTGCGACCGCGCCGGGCGCTGGGACCACGGCGACTACTCCCATTGCCTCTACACCAACGACATCACCCGCGTCCTCTACACCTTCGTGCTG ATGCCCATCAACGCCTCCAACGCCCTGACCCTGGCTCACCAGCTCCGCGTCTACACGGCCGAAGCAGCCAACTTCTCAGACATGGTCGATGTCCTCTACGTGGCGCAGATGATAGAGAAGTTTATCGGCTACGTGGACCAGATCAAGCAG CGGGAGCCGGTGCTGTGCCCGCAGCTGACGGACGTGATCGTGGAGATGGCGAGCAACATCATGCTGGTGGACGACCACATCCTGTGGATGTcgcagaaggaggagaaggccTGCACCAGCATCGTCCGCTCCCTGGAGAGGATCGCGGCGCACACGCTCAGCACCAACTCCCAGCACATGGCGGTG AACTCGCGCAACATCGCCTTCGAGGCGTACGTGGTGAAGCCCGAGCGCTacgtggggctgagctgcgtGGCCTTCCAGCGGCGCGAGGGGGCTGCGGGCGAGCGGGGCCCCGAGGCGCTGCCGGACCAGCAGCTGCGCCTGCGCTGCACCACCGGGCGCCCCAACGTGTCCCTCACCAGCTTCCACATCAAG AACAGCATCGCCCTGGCCTCCATCCAGCTGCCCCCCAGCCTCTTCGCCAGCCCCACGGCGGCTGCCCCGTCGGATGACTGCAAGCTCCAACTGCTGGTGTTCCGCAATGGCAAACTCTTCTGCAGCACCGGCAACTCCTCCCGCCTGGCCGATGATGGCAAGCGCCGCAGCGTGGCCACGCCGGTCATCTACGCCGGGACCT ATGGCTGCGGAGTGGGAAACCTATCGGAGCCGGTGGCCGTGTCCCTGCGGCACCCGGGGGAGGGCGCAGACCCAGTGGCCGCATACTGGAACTTCGAGGTGCTGGGGGGCATGGGGGGCTGGAGCGCCGAGGGATGCCAATTGGCGTCCCAGGAGCCCAACGTCACCTCCCTGCACTGCCGGCACCTCAGCAACGTGGCCGTGCTCATG GAGCTGAGCGGCTTCCCCAGTGAGGCACAGGGCGCCGTGGAGGTGCTGCACCCAGCCATGTACACCTGCACGGccgtgctgctgctctgcctcttcaCCACCATCATCACCTACATCGTGAACCACGG CACCATCCTCATCCCACGGAAGGGCTGGCACATGCTGCTTAACCTCTGCTTCCACATCGCCATGACAGCCGCTGTCTTTGCGGGCGGCATCACCCTCACCGGGTACCTGATTGTGTGCCAAGCG GTCGGCATCATCTTGCACTATTCCTCCCTCTCCACCCTGCTGTGGATGGCGGTGAAAGCCAGGGTGCTCTACAAGGAGGTGACCTGGAAGGTGCCGCGACAGCCGGATGGGGACGTGTCCCAGGCAGCCCCCAGACCCATGCTGCG GTTCTATCTGATTGCCGGGGGGATCCCCCTCATCATCTGCGGCATCACGGCAGCCGTCAACATCCACAACTACCACGACAACAACCCCTA CTGCTGGCTGGTGTGGCGGCCCAGCCTGGGGGCTTTCTATGTCCCAGTGGCCTTCATCCTGCTCATCACCTGGATTTACTTCCTCTGCGCCGGGCTCAGCCTCCAGTGCCGACCCTCCCATCGCAAGGACATCCCGGAGCCACTGGAGCCACCGCCACGACTGGGGGGTACCAGCGACCTCCTGACGGACTCCGGCTCCATCTCGGTCACCCTGAACTCGGGGCCACCCTGCCCTGAAGGGGACGGTGTCTACTCCCTGGAGGTGCAGTTCTGGGCGCTGGTGATCACCCACGCCTTGTACGTTGCCCTATGGACGTTCGGCGCCATGGCCGTGTCCCAGCGCTGGTACCTGAACATCGTCTTCAGCTGCCTCTATGGAGTCACCGCTGTGGCGCTGGGACTCTTCATCTTCATCCACCACTGCGTGCGGCGCCGGGATGTCCTCAACTCCTGGttctcctgctgcccttcctaTAGGAACGCGCTGCCCATGCAAGCGTACGTGCACCCCGGGCTGGTGCCGGAGGACGGCTCGCAGGTCTTCATCGGCTGCGACCCCGAGGCTGCTCGCTCCAgggcatcctcctcctcctcacccagcagtgctggctcGGCCGGTGGCCGCTGCAAGCTCACCAACCTGCAGGTAGCCCAGACCCAGGTGGATGCTCGCCCGGCCACCGGCCCAGAGCCGGATCCCAATGATGGGAAACCCACCGTGAGACCCCCCAGCAACCTCCACGGGCGCAGGAGCCACCGGGGCAGAACTAAGCAGTGCCGGGATGGGAAGCACCATCGCTTGAAGGTGCTGCGGGGCCCCTCGGAGCATCCCTCGAGTGAGAGCGGGAGCATCCACAACAGCCACTCCGAGAGCTACCCCAGCGGCAGGACCAGCCCCGTGAGCAGCGCCCGCACGGCACCGCGGGTACCgcaggatggggacatgggTCCCAGCCACTCGGAAGGCAGCGATGGGGGAAGGAGGGTGCCTGAGTTCGCCGAGGCTCGCCGGAGGAGCGCCAGCAGGGATAACCTGCGCCAAGCCGGTGCTGCCGAGAAGGAGGCGAAACGCCGGTCCTACCCGCTCAACGTGGCCAGCCACAATGGGGGCCTCAAGGGCAGCAAGTACGACATCAACCTGGCCAGTGCTGACGGCGGTGCTGGGATGAAGACCGGCCTCTGGAAGAGCGAAACCACCGTGTAA
- the LOC136003553 gene encoding cathelicidin-3-like — PIPIPFPIPIPFPIPIPFPIPIPFPFPIPIPFPIPFPIPVPFPVPVPFPIPIPISIPFPIPI; from the exons cccatccccatccccttccccatccccatccccttccccatccccatccccttccctatccccatccccttccccttc cctatccccatccccttccccatccccttccctaTCCCCGTCCCCTTCCCTGTCCcagtccccttccccatccccatccccatctccatccccttccccatccccatc
- the BRF2 gene encoding transcription factor IIIB 50 kDa subunit produces MAAGMAAERGRCPGCGSGPLVQDAHYAQQQLVCAACGCVLAEGLLTSTYSEEQHQREVAYSQSTGQKEQLSRCLQRGIRRVQDLCKVLQLPALFEETAVSYVQRALQHPSFHLLSLEKKELLGGCCVFVTCRQHNWPLTMGTICSLLYAKQELFANVFLSLQKELELSVPALSLADLVKSHLNSFQLLQPTANIPAQFVEDKEKVVARTLQIVELASETWLVTGRHPVPIITAAAFLAWQSLHPPARLSCTLARFCRLAGVDLPPPAHLRLKELLEILLRMASQLVWLRMFKLDKKTVVKHIGDLLQHRLVLLKKAFCLHDGEEQQPMATGEGSAPAAQDGDCPLEGQQQREDSPRPLLPPCLLNPRKRLRTAALSTSDLAITGDEPISDSEIEQYLRGPEEVQAFRKAKLWM; encoded by the exons ATGGCGGCGGGGAtggcggcggagcggggccggtgCCCCGGGTGCGGGTCGGGGCCGCTGGTGCAGGACGCGCACTACGCGCAGCAGCAGCTCGTGTGCGCCGCCTGCGGCTGCGTCCTGGCCGAGGGGCTCCTCACCAGCACCTACAGCGAGGAGCAGCACCAGCGCG AGGTGGCGTATTCCCAGAGCACTGGCCAGAAGGAGCAGCTGAGCCGCTGCCTGCAGCGAG GCATCAGGCGGGTGCAGGATCTCTGTAAGGTCCTGCAGCTCCCGGCGCTGTTTGAGGAGACAGCGGTGTCCTACGTGCAGagagctctgcagcatccctccttccatctgctcagcctggagaagaaggaGCTCCTGGGGGGCTGCTGCGTCTTCGTGACCTGTCGCCAGCACAACTGGCCCCTGACCATGGGCACCATCTGCTCGCTGCTCTATGCGaagcaggagctgtttgccaACGTCTTCCTGAGCCTGCAGAAGGAGCTGGAGCTCTCGGTGCCTGCCCTGAGCCTGGCAGATCTGGTGAAGAGCCACCTGAACAG CTTTCAGCTCTTACAGCCCACAGCCAACATCCCTGCCCAGTTTGTGGAGGACAAGGAGAAGGTGGTGGCCAGAACACTGCAGATAGTGGAGCTGGCCAGTGAGACGTGGCTGGTGACGGGCCGGCACCCGGTGCCCATCATCACGGCCGCGGCATTCTTGGCCTGGCAGTCACTGCATCCCCCTGCCCGCCTCTCCTGCACCCTCGCCCGCTTCTGCAGGCTGGCAGGGGTTGATCTGCCACCGCCAGCGCACCTGAGGCTGAAGGAGCTGCTTGAGATCCTCCTCAGAATGGCCTCGCAGCTCGTTTGGCTCAGGATGTTTAAGCTGGACAAGAAAACCGTGGTCAAGCACATCggggacctgctgcagcaccgGCTGGTCCTGCTCAAGAAAGCCTTCTGCCTGCACGatggggaggagcagcagcccaTGGCCACGGGTGagggctctgctccagcagcacaggatgGGGACTGTCCCTtggaagggcagcagcagcgtgaGGACAGCCCAAGGCccttgctgcctccctgcctcctcAATCCAAGGAAGAGGCTGCGGACGGCAGCCCTGAGCACTTCTGACTTGGCCATCACCGGTGATGAGCCCATCTCTGACAGCGAGATCGAGCAGTACCTGCGGGGCCCAGAGGAGGTCCAGGCCTTCAGGAAGGCCAAGCTTTGGATGTGA